From the Thermococcus sp. 18S1 genome, one window contains:
- a CDS encoding type IV pilus biogenesis/stability protein PilW — translation MQEWYRSRALYEAVLKLVESGRVDEALDMAEGIPDGNIRSKAFSHIAVEVAKSGRDYTSALERAVKAALDIDNRDESTKALMSLAFEFLNLGNPEEALRISKYITDLPNKSKVEAEVALALAKRGKVAEAMEIINGIMDDDVKTWAMSRLASQL, via the coding sequence ATGCAGGAGTGGTACCGCTCCAGGGCACTGTACGAGGCGGTTCTTAAACTCGTGGAATCCGGAAGGGTCGATGAGGCCCTCGATATGGCTGAAGGAATACCCGACGGCAACATACGCTCGAAGGCGTTCTCACACATAGCGGTAGAGGTGGCGAAGTCGGGGAGGGATTATACCTCAGCACTGGAGAGGGCGGTCAAGGCAGCCCTTGATATCGACAACCGCGACGAGAGCACGAAGGCTCTGATGAGCTTGGCCTTTGAGTTTCTGAACCTGGGCAATCCGGAGGAAGCCCTCAGGATTTCCAAGTATATAACTGACCTCCCGAACAAGTCAAAAGTTGAGGCAGAGGTAGCGCTGGCCCTCGCCAAGAGGGGAAAGGTCGCCGAGGCGATGGAGATAATCAACGGCATCATGGACGATGACGTCAAGACGTGGGCGATGTCCAGACTCGCCAGCCAACTTTAG
- a CDS encoding glutaredoxin, with the protein MKKFGLVLLIILLAGFAAGCISSSGDSNTPSTTQTTSSGGSDYVVVNGTKIYLDDIHFYMYGMKTCPHCHKMREEIPKTYGEDSLTYYELVDNEENANLFQRIYQLTGIQGVPAIAITYNGTLYAVLEGEFNVTAVPNIIYTGMENNGAILVVGGKVYLLPRDKEDSAKVLDELYILFVEHKMPPQESNSTSG; encoded by the coding sequence ATGAAAAAATTTGGACTGGTGCTTCTTATTATACTCCTCGCAGGCTTTGCAGCAGGCTGCATTTCGAGCTCAGGCGACTCGAATACACCATCCACAACTCAAACGACGTCCTCAGGCGGATCCGACTACGTCGTCGTGAACGGTACGAAGATATACCTGGATGACATCCACTTTTACATGTACGGCATGAAAACCTGCCCCCACTGCCATAAAATGCGTGAGGAGATCCCGAAGACCTACGGTGAGGACAGTTTAACCTACTATGAACTGGTGGATAATGAGGAAAACGCAAATCTGTTCCAGAGAATATACCAGCTAACGGGAATTCAGGGTGTTCCTGCTATAGCCATAACATACAACGGGACACTCTATGCTGTTCTTGAGGGAGAGTTCAACGTCACGGCAGTCCCGAATATAATCTACACAGGGATGGAGAATAACGGGGCCATTCTAGTCGTTGGAGGCAAGGTGTACCTCCTACCCAGAGACAAAGAGGACTCCGCCAAGGTCCTCGACGAGCTCTACATACTCTTCGTCGAACACAAGATGCCTCCCCAGGAATCAAACTCCACTTCCGGCTGA
- a CDS encoding cytochrome c biogenesis CcdA family protein, whose translation MKSEIKGLAIILLASFGVSSLALWALGMVDFIPKFFALAMSDSINPCTFVIYTMLLIALSVREISKKRLYFIGAAFIAAVYISYYLLGVGLLYFAGYLPLWVAGVAAIIFGAYTIATGLMEKSRVGDKSKIRKKIFSSDATAIGAFTLGVIVSTTLLPCSAGSYLVYAIIISKAGQALAFLLLALYNLVFVLPLVVILLAMGSVTESKRFSQAMVRHSRELSVIAGILLIAIGVWVLTGASL comes from the coding sequence ATGAAGAGTGAGATAAAGGGACTGGCGATAATTCTTCTGGCATCCTTCGGGGTGAGTTCCCTTGCGCTGTGGGCGCTGGGTATGGTGGACTTTATACCCAAGTTCTTCGCCCTGGCCATGAGCGACTCGATAAACCCGTGCACCTTCGTCATATACACCATGCTTCTCATAGCACTCTCCGTCAGGGAGATATCAAAGAAGAGGCTGTATTTCATAGGGGCCGCATTCATAGCAGCTGTTTACATATCCTACTACCTTCTTGGGGTAGGGCTGCTGTACTTCGCCGGCTACCTGCCCCTCTGGGTTGCGGGGGTTGCCGCGATAATATTCGGTGCCTACACCATAGCCACAGGCCTGATGGAGAAGTCCCGCGTCGGGGACAAAAGCAAAATCAGGAAGAAAATATTCAGCAGCGACGCAACCGCCATTGGGGCTTTTACGCTTGGGGTTATAGTCTCGACAACCCTGCTTCCGTGTTCCGCGGGCAGCTACCTCGTCTATGCGATAATAATCTCCAAAGCTGGCCAGGCCCTCGCGTTCCTCCTCCTGGCGCTCTACAACCTCGTCTTCGTGCTCCCTCTGGTCGTCATACTGCTCGCCATGGGGAGCGTCACCGAGAGCAAGCGCTTCTCCCAGGCGATGGTGCGGCACAGCAGGGAGCTGTCGGTCATAGCCGGGATACTGCTGATAGCCATCGGAGTTTGGGTTCTTACGGGCGCCTCACTCTGA
- a CDS encoding thioredoxin family protein, translating to MDELEMIRRKKMLELMKRAGMIEVKPKRKVVIEVITSPGCPYCPIAWAMAQELERKYEGVIARELSVATPEGQRKAMEHNIMGTPTILIDNRVEFIGVPNFAEFERRVREKLGSE from the coding sequence ATGGACGAGCTTGAGATGATAAGGAGAAAGAAGATGCTTGAACTCATGAAGAGGGCAGGAATGATAGAGGTCAAGCCGAAGAGAAAGGTGGTCATCGAGGTCATAACGTCACCCGGCTGTCCATACTGCCCGATAGCCTGGGCAATGGCTCAGGAGCTTGAGAGAAAATACGAGGGCGTCATAGCGAGGGAACTGAGCGTGGCAACTCCCGAAGGCCAGAGGAAGGCCATGGAGCACAACATAATGGGAACCCCCACGATACTCATAGACAACAGGGTGGAGTTCATTGGGGTTCCGAACTTTGCCGAATTCGAGAGAAGGGTGAGGGAAAAGCTGGGTTCAGAGTGA
- a CDS encoding transcriptional regulator: MKTNAFEVASRYVYPSLRRRLVEILYENGLKQTEIAQLLHITQSAVSRYLRMDRGALMDVSSYPDIEEELQSLAREIVERKPDEYEIHRKIVEISVEMLGKGYVCQFHSKIDPEINPAECSVCLELFG; this comes from the coding sequence ATGAAGACCAACGCCTTTGAAGTGGCCTCGCGCTACGTGTATCCCTCCCTCAGGCGGAGGCTCGTTGAGATACTCTACGAAAACGGCCTGAAGCAGACCGAGATAGCCCAGCTCCTCCACATAACCCAATCGGCGGTTTCCCGCTATCTTCGGATGGACAGAGGCGCGTTGATGGACGTTTCCAGCTATCCAGACATAGAGGAGGAACTCCAGTCTCTCGCCCGGGAGATCGTGGAGAGAAAACCGGATGAATATGAGATACATAGAAAAATAGTGGAAATCTCCGTCGAGATGCTTGGAAAGGGCTACGTCTGCCAGTTCCATTCAAAAATCGACCCGGAGATTAATCCCGCGGAATGCAGCGTGTGCCTTGAACTTTTCGGCTGA
- the hcp gene encoding hydroxylamine reductase — MIKVPENLDMLCNQCSMSLAGGCTIRGVCGKDPDLNSLQEALLYGIKGTAAYYYHALEVGYDDPRIGHFLAEALYSTLTNVNFNKNRFLELILENGRVHLEAMKLLDRAYVETFGRPEPVEVPTGTADGHGILVTGHSYKALHELLRQIEEMGLEEELKVYTHAEMFPAHAYPELRKFKALYGNWGGSWLYQKKEFAEFPGVILGTSNCVQQPTKAYQDRIFTVGIAGLEGVPHIEDYNFEPLIKRALETPRMKAYDGGKLLTGFHHTNVLAMKDKLIELIQEGKIRHIFVVGGCDTPHKGMGYYERLTELIPDDALILSAACGKFRYNARDYGTIDGIPRFLDFGQCNNVYSIIEIAIALANELGTDVNSLPVSIVLSWMEQKAIAILYSLLYLGIKGIYIGPKPPEFLTPNVFETLRRQFDLRLIGDPEADLRDMLSKGIKVEEGSPLAEELD; from the coding sequence ATGATAAAGGTGCCTGAGAATTTGGACATGCTCTGCAACCAGTGCTCGATGAGTTTGGCCGGAGGATGTACGATAAGGGGAGTCTGCGGTAAAGACCCCGACCTCAACTCGCTCCAGGAGGCCCTTCTGTACGGTATAAAGGGAACCGCGGCCTACTACTACCACGCCCTTGAGGTCGGCTACGACGACCCGAGGATAGGTCACTTTTTGGCTGAGGCGCTTTATTCGACCCTAACCAACGTGAACTTCAACAAAAACCGCTTCCTTGAGCTTATCCTCGAAAACGGAAGGGTTCACCTTGAGGCCATGAAGCTCCTCGATAGGGCTTACGTCGAGACCTTCGGAAGGCCGGAGCCTGTTGAGGTCCCGACCGGAACGGCCGACGGGCACGGCATACTCGTTACCGGCCACAGCTACAAGGCCCTGCACGAGCTCCTCAGGCAGATTGAGGAGATGGGCCTTGAGGAGGAGCTGAAGGTCTACACCCACGCGGAGATGTTCCCAGCCCATGCATACCCCGAGCTGAGGAAGTTCAAAGCCCTCTACGGCAACTGGGGAGGCTCGTGGCTCTACCAGAAGAAGGAATTCGCAGAGTTCCCGGGAGTTATCCTGGGAACAAGCAACTGTGTCCAGCAGCCGACGAAGGCGTATCAGGATAGAATCTTCACCGTCGGAATAGCGGGCCTTGAGGGGGTTCCCCACATCGAGGACTACAACTTCGAGCCGCTCATAAAGCGCGCCCTTGAGACACCCAGGATGAAGGCTTACGACGGTGGAAAGCTCCTCACCGGCTTCCATCACACCAACGTCCTCGCCATGAAGGACAAACTGATAGAGCTCATTCAGGAGGGCAAGATAAGGCACATCTTCGTCGTGGGCGGCTGTGATACGCCGCACAAGGGCATGGGCTACTACGAGAGACTCACCGAGCTGATCCCCGACGATGCGCTGATACTCTCCGCGGCATGCGGCAAGTTCCGCTACAACGCGAGGGACTACGGCACCATCGATGGAATCCCGCGCTTCCTCGACTTCGGCCAGTGCAACAACGTGTACTCGATAATCGAGATTGCAATAGCACTCGCGAACGAGCTCGGAACGGATGTGAATTCCCTGCCGGTGAGCATAGTCCTGAGCTGGATGGAGCAGAAGGCCATAGCGATACTCTACTCACTCCTCTACTTGGGCATTAAGGGCATCTACATCGGGCCAAAGCCGCCGGAGTTCCTGACCCCCAACGTGTTTGAAACCCTTAGAAGGCAGTTTGACCTCAGGCTTATCGGTGACCCCGAGGCCGACCTCAGGGACATGCTTAGCAAGGGAATAAAGGTAGAAGAGGGTTCGCCCCTCGCTGAGGAGCTTGATTGA
- a CDS encoding DUF1858 domain-containing protein, translating to MMLDVRGLQPPQPAVMIIQSLGKLQVGETLEVIGDKPFVDMLGKLEEAGYRVELKEVGGAFVLRITKTENSKELTMEVKECDDKLDEITEETNVGKLLKAYPESLKILVKYGFSPLENPEMRKTLARTITLRDAKRLIGMSDEKFKEMMEELKGLEKKK from the coding sequence ATGATGCTTGACGTTCGTGGATTACAGCCTCCCCAACCGGCGGTTATGATAATCCAGTCCCTCGGAAAGCTTCAGGTGGGGGAAACGCTTGAAGTCATAGGCGACAAGCCCTTCGTTGATATGCTGGGGAAACTTGAGGAAGCCGGTTATCGGGTTGAGCTGAAAGAAGTTGGCGGGGCATTCGTGCTCAGGATAACCAAGACCGAGAACTCCAAGGAGCTTACGATGGAAGTCAAGGAGTGCGACGATAAGCTGGACGAAATAACGGAGGAAACCAACGTGGGCAAGCTCCTAAAGGCCTATCCGGAATCCCTCAAAATCCTGGTGAAGTACGGCTTCTCGCCCCTTGAGAATCCCGAGATGAGAAAGACCCTCGCGAGGACGATAACCCTGAGGGACGCCAAGAGACTCATTGGGATGAGCGACGAGAAGTTCAAAGAGATGATGGAAGAACTGAAAGGGCTGGAAAAGAAAAAGTAA
- a CDS encoding DUF438 domain-containing protein → MTELLNNREYKKEQLKKLLLRIHEGEDVNKLKDEFRQVLSGISPLEIPIIEQELVKEGISAKDIAKMCDLHVELFREAVAGTEELEEKDLPDGHPLKTLYLENKEIMKDAEMLNLYARTLATTKDERMREEILGVLEEIVGNLRKIGFTHYNREEMLTFPYIERRGLTAIATVLWTKHDEIRFMIKRLAELLRKRDEMPWEEFVERFKEKAGEASFALSDMVFRENNIYYPTLRALLSDGEWKAIRMQEDEIGYYKVNPPAWDPGEDVKPLHPWEINPELSVEQLLGLPKEVQQALKGRPLEFDKSQLMREGDIDLGTGFISLEELKAIFEALPVDVTFIDKDDRVRFFSPGERIFTRTPSVLGRPVQLCHPPKSVHIVNKILKAFKEGRKKEATFWLRLGPKYVYIKYVPLFDKEGNYLGTLEMTMDIEPYKRIEGEKRLLDWRD, encoded by the coding sequence ATGACTGAGTTGCTGAACAATCGCGAATACAAGAAGGAGCAGCTGAAGAAGCTTCTCCTTAGAATTCACGAGGGCGAGGACGTGAATAAACTCAAGGACGAATTCCGCCAGGTTTTGAGCGGCATTTCACCCCTTGAGATTCCAATCATAGAGCAGGAGCTCGTGAAGGAGGGAATCTCCGCTAAGGACATAGCGAAGATGTGCGACCTGCACGTTGAGCTGTTCAGGGAAGCGGTTGCCGGAACGGAGGAGCTTGAGGAGAAAGACCTGCCCGACGGACACCCGCTCAAGACGCTCTACCTCGAAAACAAGGAGATAATGAAGGACGCCGAGATGCTCAACCTCTACGCGAGGACTTTGGCAACCACCAAGGACGAGCGCATGAGGGAGGAAATCCTCGGTGTCCTGGAGGAGATAGTGGGCAACCTCAGAAAGATCGGCTTCACCCACTACAACCGGGAGGAGATGCTCACCTTCCCGTACATCGAGCGCCGCGGTCTGACCGCGATAGCGACGGTTCTCTGGACGAAGCACGACGAGATAAGGTTCATGATAAAGAGGCTTGCCGAGCTTTTGAGGAAGAGGGATGAGATGCCCTGGGAGGAGTTCGTTGAACGCTTTAAGGAAAAGGCCGGCGAGGCTTCATTCGCGCTGAGCGACATGGTCTTCAGGGAGAACAACATCTACTACCCAACCCTCAGGGCGCTGCTGAGCGATGGAGAGTGGAAGGCAATAAGAATGCAGGAGGATGAGATCGGCTACTACAAGGTCAACCCACCCGCCTGGGACCCCGGCGAGGACGTTAAACCGCTCCATCCATGGGAAATCAACCCTGAACTGAGCGTCGAGCAGCTCCTTGGTCTTCCAAAGGAGGTTCAGCAGGCATTGAAGGGCAGGCCGCTGGAATTCGACAAGTCTCAGCTCATGAGAGAGGGCGACATCGACCTCGGAACGGGCTTCATCAGCTTGGAAGAGCTGAAGGCAATATTCGAGGCCCTTCCGGTTGATGTGACCTTCATCGACAAGGACGACCGCGTTCGCTTCTTCTCTCCGGGCGAGAGAATATTCACAAGAACCCCCTCCGTGCTCGGGAGGCCCGTCCAGCTCTGCCACCCGCCGAAGAGCGTCCACATAGTCAACAAGATACTCAAGGCATTCAAGGAGGGCAGAAAGAAGGAGGCAACCTTCTGGCTCAGGCTCGGACCGAAGTACGTTTACATAAAATACGTGCCCCTCTTTGACAAGGAGGGCAACTATCTGGGAACCCTTGAAATGACCATGGACATCGAGCCGTATAAAAGGATTGAGGGCGAGAAGAGACTGCTGGACTGGAGGGATTGA
- a CDS encoding cupin domain-containing protein — translation MIVVRVEDAPRVDNPHGVDVRKLMDEKSAQIFYITLKPGESLKRHTTPVDAFIYVLKGRGIVEVGDERAEVKKGTAVYLPKEVPHAVSNEGSLDMAFLVIKVM, via the coding sequence ATGATAGTTGTTAGGGTTGAAGACGCCCCGCGGGTTGACAACCCCCACGGAGTGGACGTGAGAAAGCTGATGGATGAGAAAAGTGCCCAGATATTTTACATAACCCTGAAGCCGGGGGAGAGCCTGAAGAGACACACAACGCCGGTTGATGCGTTCATCTATGTCCTTAAGGGCAGGGGCATCGTGGAGGTCGGCGATGAGAGGGCAGAGGTTAAGAAGGGAACCGCCGTATATCTCCCGAAGGAAGTGCCGCACGCGGTCTCCAACGAGGGAAGCCTCGACATGGCATTCCTCGTTATCAAGGTGATGTAA
- a CDS encoding Xaa-Pro peptidase family protein, with amino-acid sequence MRGNPEIFKRRVERFQELLRENEIDGAVIRTLSSFIYFTGTKWLRPSLLIPAEGEPVVYVVKGEAELFREKSWIENVVEFQRVEDLMAGIVTWIHGNGMERVGLEFGIERDAYLIFLKIFERLNPTIEIVDVLDLTMSLRMVKDDWELDNIRKAGKIAVKGMKVAEEVIKPGLSELEIAAEVGRELMLNGSEDPKVYVSVTPRAHAEPFRDLRVPENGVVTVVIGADWNSYYANMARTFIVGEPGERVRRAIEVKEEAYRIALEETKVGVPLSAVEKKLANFFREKGFADAYLAGYTHGVGLLIEEPPIATIVVPQRAAKVQENMVLTIIHPPLMIPEGAIKHEDTYIVKKDGLERVT; translated from the coding sequence ATGCGCGGAAATCCCGAAATTTTCAAGAGACGGGTGGAGCGCTTTCAGGAACTCCTCAGGGAGAACGAGATAGATGGGGCGGTTATCAGAACCCTTTCCAGCTTCATATATTTCACCGGAACCAAGTGGCTCAGGCCGAGCCTCCTCATCCCGGCGGAGGGCGAACCCGTGGTTTACGTCGTCAAAGGTGAAGCGGAGCTTTTCAGGGAGAAGAGCTGGATTGAAAACGTCGTGGAGTTCCAGCGCGTTGAGGACCTCATGGCGGGCATAGTAACGTGGATACACGGAAACGGAATGGAGCGCGTTGGCCTTGAGTTCGGCATAGAGCGCGACGCCTACCTGATATTCCTCAAGATATTCGAGCGCCTCAACCCCACGATTGAGATAGTTGACGTTCTTGACCTCACAATGAGCCTGAGGATGGTGAAGGATGACTGGGAACTGGACAACATCAGGAAGGCAGGGAAGATAGCCGTTAAGGGAATGAAAGTCGCCGAGGAGGTCATAAAGCCCGGACTGAGTGAGCTTGAGATAGCGGCAGAGGTAGGCAGGGAGCTCATGCTCAACGGAAGCGAGGATCCCAAGGTCTACGTTTCCGTGACGCCCAGGGCTCATGCCGAACCGTTCCGCGACCTGAGGGTTCCGGAGAACGGCGTCGTTACCGTCGTCATCGGGGCGGACTGGAACAGCTATTATGCTAACATGGCCAGAACCTTCATCGTTGGAGAGCCGGGCGAAAGGGTCAGAAGGGCAATCGAAGTCAAGGAAGAGGCCTACAGGATTGCGCTTGAGGAAACTAAGGTTGGAGTTCCACTGAGCGCCGTCGAGAAGAAGCTCGCGAACTTCTTCAGGGAGAAGGGATTCGCCGATGCGTATCTGGCCGGCTACACCCATGGTGTAGGCCTTCTCATCGAGGAGCCGCCTATAGCGACGATAGTCGTCCCCCAGAGGGCCGCAAAGGTTCAGGAAAACATGGTTCTAACGATAATACACCCGCCCCTCATGATTCCGGAGGGTGCGATAAAGCACGAGGACACTTACATCGTCAAAAAGGATGGGCTTGAGAGGGTGACCTAA
- a CDS encoding Lrp/AsnC family transcriptional regulator has product MRDNGHLDELDRMILHILQEDGRASYSEIARRLKVPESTVRLRVKKLIEKGVIRKFAALINPFKAGYSIVAFIAVDVEPSRVKKAAEELSKLPEVDVLGIATGAHDILMQVTVKDLQELESFLIEKLGRIEGIRSTETSILTSVRKWGYARVF; this is encoded by the coding sequence ATGCGAGATAATGGGCATCTTGACGAGCTGGACAGGATGATACTCCACATCCTTCAGGAGGACGGAAGGGCCAGCTATTCGGAGATAGCGAGACGTCTGAAGGTTCCGGAATCAACGGTCAGGCTGCGCGTGAAGAAACTCATCGAGAAGGGCGTCATCAGGAAGTTTGCGGCGCTGATAAACCCCTTCAAGGCAGGCTACTCGATCGTTGCTTTCATAGCAGTTGATGTTGAGCCAAGCAGGGTGAAGAAAGCGGCCGAAGAGCTCAGCAAGCTCCCGGAGGTGGACGTTCTCGGTATAGCAACCGGGGCGCACGATATACTCATGCAGGTGACCGTCAAAGACCTTCAGGAGCTGGAGAGCTTCCTTATAGAGAAGCTCGGAAGGATAGAGGGGATAAGGAGCACAGAAACGTCTATCCTGACGAGCGTGCGGAAGTGGGGCTACGCGAGGGTGTTTTAG
- a CDS encoding leucine/methionine racemase — protein MGYPKNKEEVVERYSRIFPRSARVTYAPIVGVKARNALVWDIEGREYIDFLSDAAVQNVGHNNPRVVKAIKEGAERLIHFTFIYGFPVEPLLLAEKLAEIAPIENPKVSFGMTGSDANDGAIKFARAYTKRRTILSYLRSYYGATYGAMSITGLDFEVRSIVGELSDVHYIPYPNCYRCPFGKEPKTCKMECVSYIKEKFEGEVYAEGTAALFAEPIQGDAGMVVPPEGYFKKVKKILDEHGILLAVDEVQSGMGRTGRWFAIEHFGVEPDIITLAKPLGGGLPISAIIGRGEILDSLPSMGHTFTLSGNPLASRAALAVIEEIEENDLLRRAEKLGKHAKKRLERMKEEHELIGDVRGLGLMLGVDLVKDRETRERAYEEARKVVWRAYELGLVLAFLQGNVLRIQPPLTIEEELLDEGLDRLERAIADVEEGRVPDEVLTKVQGW, from the coding sequence ATGGGGTATCCCAAAAACAAGGAGGAAGTCGTGGAGCGCTATTCACGGATTTTCCCAAGGTCGGCACGCGTTACCTATGCTCCGATAGTAGGAGTGAAAGCCCGGAACGCCCTCGTCTGGGACATCGAGGGCAGGGAGTACATAGACTTTCTGAGCGATGCCGCCGTTCAGAACGTTGGCCACAACAATCCAAGGGTGGTGAAAGCAATAAAGGAAGGGGCCGAGAGGCTCATCCATTTCACGTTTATCTACGGCTTCCCGGTTGAGCCGCTTCTCCTGGCTGAGAAGCTCGCCGAGATAGCGCCGATTGAAAACCCGAAGGTCAGCTTCGGAATGACCGGGAGCGATGCCAACGACGGTGCAATAAAGTTCGCGAGGGCCTATACCAAGAGGAGAACCATCCTGAGCTATCTTAGGAGCTATTACGGGGCAACCTACGGTGCTATGAGTATAACCGGCCTTGACTTCGAGGTTCGCTCCATAGTGGGGGAACTGAGCGACGTTCACTACATCCCCTATCCCAACTGCTACCGCTGTCCCTTTGGGAAGGAGCCGAAGACCTGCAAAATGGAGTGCGTCTCATACATCAAAGAGAAGTTCGAGGGGGAGGTTTACGCCGAGGGGACCGCCGCACTCTTTGCCGAGCCGATACAGGGCGATGCCGGGATGGTCGTTCCGCCGGAGGGCTACTTCAAAAAGGTGAAGAAAATCCTCGATGAACACGGCATCCTCTTAGCTGTGGACGAGGTTCAGAGCGGAATGGGAAGAACCGGAAGGTGGTTCGCGATAGAGCACTTCGGGGTTGAGCCGGACATAATAACCCTCGCGAAGCCCCTCGGGGGAGGACTGCCGATAAGCGCGATAATTGGCAGGGGAGAAATCCTCGATTCCCTGCCGTCCATGGGCCATACGTTTACACTGAGCGGCAATCCCTTAGCGAGCAGAGCAGCTTTGGCCGTCATCGAGGAGATCGAGGAGAATGACCTTCTTAGGAGGGCAGAGAAGCTGGGGAAACATGCGAAAAAGCGGCTGGAGAGGATGAAGGAGGAGCACGAGCTCATCGGTGACGTTCGCGGTCTCGGTCTGATGCTCGGCGTTGACCTCGTGAAGGACAGAGAGACCCGGGAGAGAGCCTACGAGGAGGCCAGAAAGGTCGTCTGGCGCGCCTACGAGCTCGGCCTTGTGCTCGCCTTCCTCCAAGGCAACGTGCTGAGGATTCAGCCGCCCCTCACGATAGAGGAGGAGCTCCTTGACGAGGGTCTCGACAGGCTGGAGAGGGCCATAGCCGACGTGGAGGAGGGCAGGGTTCCGGACGAGGTTCTGACGAAGGTTCAGGGCTGGTGA
- a CDS encoding uracil-xanthine permease family protein, with protein METLETMKGPVLKVGIEDKVEPSKALVFGLQHVLAMFGATVTVPLVVGSAVGLSGSEIALMIQAVLLAMGIATLLQTTIGSRYPIVQGSSFAFIPGLIAIGSSLGMAAVQGALIVGGLIEAAIGWFGIIGKVRRLFTPLVTGVTITLIGFSLADVAVKNFFNFYADPSGGTIARATLVAVITFLTTVFVALKAKGSLKAMPVVVGAVVGYLVSVPLGLTDFGLVETLPVVSVPTLFPWGQPVFDTTAIVLLLFAFMVSIIESVGDYHAIAAVTDSEISEKRIARGIGSEGLACSVAGLLGACGTTSYSENIGVVALTKVGSRYVVQVGAVILILLSLVPKFAGILASMPAPVLGGLTLALYGMISVTGLKLIKERVEFSDRNTLILAASLIAGLGAPQLPAEFLAVFPKVIASILESGMAVGALTAIILDRLL; from the coding sequence ATGGAAACCCTTGAAACCATGAAAGGACCGGTACTGAAGGTTGGAATCGAGGATAAAGTTGAACCTTCAAAGGCTTTGGTTTTTGGCCTTCAGCATGTTCTTGCAATGTTCGGCGCCACCGTTACCGTTCCCCTCGTGGTGGGGAGCGCCGTCGGTCTCAGCGGCTCCGAGATTGCCCTCATGATACAGGCCGTTCTGCTGGCGATGGGCATCGCCACGCTGCTCCAGACGACGATAGGTTCCCGCTATCCGATAGTACAGGGCTCAAGCTTCGCCTTTATCCCCGGGCTGATAGCGATAGGCTCAAGCCTTGGAATGGCAGCGGTGCAGGGTGCACTTATCGTTGGAGGACTGATCGAGGCGGCGATAGGCTGGTTCGGGATTATAGGGAAGGTCAGGAGGCTCTTCACCCCGCTGGTTACGGGGGTTACGATAACCCTCATCGGATTCAGTCTCGCAGACGTTGCTGTCAAGAACTTCTTCAACTTCTACGCGGACCCATCGGGAGGAACCATTGCCCGGGCGACTTTAGTGGCGGTCATAACTTTCCTCACGACGGTTTTCGTTGCCCTTAAGGCTAAGGGGAGCCTGAAGGCGATGCCCGTCGTTGTCGGCGCAGTTGTCGGCTATCTTGTGAGCGTTCCCCTCGGTCTCACGGACTTCGGGCTGGTGGAAACCCTGCCCGTGGTAAGCGTTCCCACACTCTTTCCATGGGGCCAGCCGGTCTTCGACACCACCGCGATAGTCCTTCTCCTGTTTGCCTTCATGGTGAGCATAATAGAGAGCGTCGGGGACTACCACGCGATAGCGGCCGTAACGGACTCGGAGATAAGCGAAAAGCGGATAGCGAGGGGCATCGGCAGCGAGGGCTTGGCCTGTTCGGTAGCCGGTCTTCTCGGAGCGTGCGGGACAACGAGCTACTCCGAGAACATAGGCGTTGTGGCGCTGACCAAGGTCGGCAGCAGGTACGTGGTGCAGGTAGGGGCGGTCATCCTCATACTGCTCTCACTGGTTCCCAAATTCGCCGGGATACTGGCCTCAATGCCGGCGCCGGTTCTTGGAGGTCTGACCTTAGCCCTGTACGGAATGATCAGCGTCACCGGGCTGAAGCTTATAAAAGAGAGGGTGGAGTTCAGCGACAGGAACACCCTGATACTGGCCGCTTCTCTGATAGCCGGCCTCGGCGCACCTCAGCTTCCGGCTGAGTTCCTGGCGGTATTTCCGAAGGTTATAGCCAGCATCCTTGAGTCCGGCATGGCTGTTGGAGCGCTTACGGCCATAATCCTCGACAGGCTCCTCTGA